The following are encoded in a window of Thunnus albacares chromosome 9, fThuAlb1.1, whole genome shotgun sequence genomic DNA:
- the LOC122989549 gene encoding 5-hydroxytryptamine receptor 3A-like, with protein sequence MTEVKPSELIIFCFMLLHGFVAALNCTSSSPESLFNAFEKDLFPKKLVRPVKRFSDPINITIGITVVGILGVNEKTQTLTTFLWQVLEWDIEGLSWDEKECGTKRVSVPREKLWIPDVQISEFMDEDKSPESPYLYLYNTGHVYDDKPVRVISSCRLIIYTFPFDIQNCTLTFGSYLHFASEITMIQGATSEEILQESREVMETNGEWELVDIKVSTSNLVLYEGSYSEIKYFIILSRRPILYVVNLLIPSAFLITLDIFSFLLPPHSVDRCAFKMTLILGYTVFLLIMNDLLPVTGYTTPILNVAFSISFALMVASLLETIFITNIQFSSSQYNAVPHWVSVLVLHYLAIVVRLPPKKKSNRVTVSIRPPAGDIIPTNEFQSISGSTPSLKPPLEPALDELMKLSNDLRVIRLLMEKHCEGSKTSREWYMVGIVIDRLLFGIYIVFILVSFITIVCIWVFSNLLH encoded by the exons atgacagaggTTAAGCCATCTGAGCTCATCATCTTCTGTTTCATGCTGCTTCACG GTTTTGTAGCAGCATTGAATTGTACCAGCTCAAGCCCTGAATCCTTGTTTAATGCATTTGAGAAGGatttatttccaaaaaaacTAGTGCGGCCCGTAAAAAGGTTTTCAGATCCAATTAACATAACCATTGGCATCACTGTGGTGGGAATTTTAGGAGTG AATGAAAAAACCCAAACCCTGACAACATTCTTATGGCAAGTCCTG GAGTGGGACATAGAGGGACTGAGCTGGGATGAGAAGGAATGTGGAACCAAAAGAGTCTCTGTCCCTCGGGAAAAGCTGTGGATTCCAGATGTCCAAATCTCAGAGTT CATGGACGAGGACAAATCTCCCGAAAGTCCCTATCTCTACTTATACAACACAGGTCATGTTTATGATGATAAGCCAGTCAGAGTGATCAGTTCCTGCCGATTAATAATCTACACTTTCCCCTTCGATATCCAAAACTGTACTCTGACCTTTGGATCATATCTACACTTTG CTTCAGAAATAACGATGATTCAAGGCGCCACATCTGAGGAGATCCTGCAGGAGTCCAGAGAAGTGATGGAGACCAATGGGGAGTGGGAGCTTGTCGACATCAAAGTGTCCACATCTAATCTGGTGTTATATGAGGGAAGCTACTCTGAGATCAAATACTTT ATCATTTTAAGTCGTAGGCCAATCCTGTATGTGGTGAACCTCCTGATCCCCAGCGCCTTCCTCATCACATTGGACATTTTCAGCTTCCTGCTGCCTCCCCATAGTGTGGACAGATGTGCCTTCAAGATGACCCTCATCCTGGGCTACACGGTCTTCCTGCTCATCATGAATGACCTGCTACCTGTCACTGGGTATACAACACCTATTTTGA ACGTTGCGTTCTCAATCAGTTTCGCTCTGATGGTGGCCAGCCTGTTGGAGACCATATTTATCACTAATATCCAGTTTAGCTCCAGCCAATACAATGCGGTGCCTCACTGGGTCAGCGTCCTTGTGCTACACTATCTAGCTATAGTCGTTCGTCTCCCCCCGAAAAAGAAGAGTAACCGTGTCACCGTCTCCATTCGCCCACCTGCTGGAG ACATCATCCCAACAAATGAGTTTCAGAGCATCTCTGGTAGCACACCTTCATTAAAACCCCCTCTGGAGCCAGCCCTGGATGAACTGATGAAGCTGAGCAATGATCTCAGGGTCATCCGCCTCCTGATGGAAAAACACTGCGAGGGAAGCAAAACATCGCGGGAGTGGTACATGGTCGGTATAGTCATAGACCGTCTGCTTTTTGGCATCTACATTGTCTTCATCTTGGTCAGCTTTATTACCATTGTATGTATCTGGGTTTTTAGCAACTTACTGCACTGA
- the LOC122988361 gene encoding LOW QUALITY PROTEIN: 5-hydroxytryptamine receptor 3A-like (The sequence of the model RefSeq protein was modified relative to this genomic sequence to represent the inferred CDS: substituted 2 bases at 2 genomic stop codons) produces the protein MMEVKPAELIVVCLMLLHGFVAALNCTSPSPESLFDAFEKGLFQKDLVRPVKKFSDPLNVTIGITVVGILGVNEKSQTLTTFLWQVLEWEIEGLSWDEKECGTKRVSVPREKLWIPDVRIAEFMDEDKSPKTPYVYLLNTGQVYDDKPVRVISSCRLGIYTFPFDIQNCTLTFGSYLHFGSDIRMIQGDTAAEILKESREVIETNGEWELIDIKIAPSTLTLAEASYSEIKYYIVLRRRAILYVVNLLIPSCFLITVDLFSFLLPPHSVDRSSFKMTLILGYTVFLLIMNDLLPVTGETTPLINVFFSISLALMVASLLETVFITNIQFSSSQYSAVPHWLSILVLRYLAVVVCLPRKEKSNRITVSLEHPTTGTSRTXEXHTNLVLETISMKPAPQPHEPVVDELKKLSRNLTAIRLQVDKHFQGSKTSQEWYMIGIVIDRLLFGLYIIFILFSFITIICIWILSNSLAT, from the exons atgatgGAGGTAAAGCCAGCTGAGCTCATCGTCGTCTGTTTAATGCTACTTCACG GTTTTGTAGCAGCATTGAATTGCACCAGCCCAAGCCCTGAATCCTTGTTTGATGCATTTGAGAAGGGTTTATTTCAGAAAGACTTGGTGCGGCCCGTAAAAAAATTTTCAGATCCACTTAACGTAACCATTGGTATCACTGTGGTGGGAATTTTAGGAGTG AATGAAAAATCCCAAACCCTGACAACATTCTTATGGCAAGTCCTG GAGTGGGAGATAGAGGGACTGAGCTGGGATGAGAAGGAATGTGGAACCAAAAGAGTCTCTGTCCCTCGGGAAAAGCTTTGGATTCCAGATGTCCGAATCGCAGAGTT CATGGATGAGGACAAATCTCCCAAAACTCCCTATGTCTACTTATTGAACACAGGTCAGGTTTATGATGATAAGCCAGTCAGAGTGATCAGTTCCTGCCGATTAGGAATCTACACTTTCCCCTTCGACATCCAAAACTGCACTCTGACCTTTGGATCATATCTACACTTTG GTTCAGACATAAGGATGATTCAAGGCGACACAGCTGCAGAGATCCTGAAGGAGTCAAGAGAAGTGATAGAGACCAATGGGGAGTGGGAGCTCATAGACATCAAAATAGCTCCATCTACTCTGACGTTAGCAGAGGCAAGCTACTCTGAGATCAAATACTAT ATTGTTTTAAGACGGAGGGCGATCCTGTATGTGGTGAACCTCCTGATCCCCAGCTGCTTCCTCATCACAGTGGACctcttcagtttcctgctgccTCCCCATAGTGTAGACCGATCCTCCTTCAAGATGACCCTCATCCTGGGCTACACGGTCTTCCTGCTCATCATGAACGACCTGCTGCCTGTCACAGGGGAGACAACACCTCTCATCA atgttttctTCTCCATAAGCCTCGCTCTAATGGTGGCCAGCCTGTTGGAGACGGTGTTTATCACTAATATCCAGTTCAGCTCCAGCCAGTACAGTGCGGTGCCTCACTGGCTCAGCATCCTCGTGCTACGCTATCTAGCTGTTGTCGTTTGTCTCCCTCGGAAGGAAAAGAGCAACAGAATCACAGTCTCACTCGAACACCCAACTACAGGTACCTCCAGAACATGAGAATAACACACAAACTTGGTATTAGAAACTATTAGCA TGAAACCAGCTCCGCAACCTCACGAGCCGGTCGTGGACGAGCTGAAGAAGCTGAGCAGAAATCTCACAGCCATCCGCCTCCAGGTGGACAAACACTTCCAGGGGTCCAAAACCTCACAGGAATGGTACATGATCGGAATAGTCATCGACCGTCTGCTGTTCGGCCTgtacatcatcttcatcctttTCAGCTTTATAACCATCATATGTATCTGGATCCTGAGCAACTCGCTTGCAACATGA